A window of Mucilaginibacter paludis DSM 18603 contains these coding sequences:
- a CDS encoding DUF3322 domain-containing protein: MGNLCKLYQWQAPDTTGLPFPQNISAVLEKLSGQRFDGAVPMLLQDKGSPARLATVKTYNTNYCLYYIPVRPLWQMKNVPSKQQHFELACSVFAYLYQVIGIPYYGDQSYMSRTYDSLENWISEIAEEGNEDDGDVTYRKRQFDELETLREAGAVLLPELKKCLDIAQWEKQVREFTSTDTQCGELRAVADELLKLAKDYPARAIRHSMHYELNEEEVDYQIYWENYISFYWSGKDTLETMLYEMVNNEFQEAGYQEEPIAVQWFDTPQDKPCHNFEFETRLFSLLDELTGILNDLDYENGEAL; encoded by the coding sequence TTGGGAAACCTGTGCAAATTATACCAGTGGCAAGCCCCCGACACAACGGGCTTGCCGTTCCCGCAGAACATTTCGGCAGTATTGGAAAAATTGTCGGGACAACGATTTGACGGGGCAGTTCCGATGCTTTTACAGGACAAGGGAAGTCCGGCCAGACTGGCGACCGTCAAAACCTACAACACTAACTATTGCCTGTATTATATCCCTGTGCGCCCTTTATGGCAAATGAAGAACGTGCCGTCTAAACAGCAGCATTTTGAATTGGCGTGTTCCGTTTTTGCCTACCTGTACCAAGTTATCGGCATTCCCTATTACGGAGATCAGAGTTACATGAGCAGGACCTATGATTCCCTCGAAAACTGGATAAGCGAAATCGCAGAGGAAGGGAACGAGGACGATGGCGATGTTACTTACCGCAAACGCCAGTTTGATGAACTGGAAACGCTGAGAGAAGCAGGAGCCGTTTTGTTGCCTGAATTGAAAAAGTGTCTTGATATAGCGCAGTGGGAAAAACAGGTGCGGGAGTTTACGTCAACCGACACGCAGTGCGGGGAATTGAGAGCAGTGGCAGACGAGTTGCTCAAACTGGCAAAGGACTATCCCGCCCGTGCTATCCGGCATTCGATGCATTATGAACTCAATGAAGAGGAAGTGGACTACCAAATCTATTGGGAGAACTATATCTCCTTTTACTGGAGTGGCAAAGACACACTGGAAACTATGCTTTACGAAATGGTGAATAACGAATTTCAGGAAGCGGGTTATCAGGAAGAACCCATAGCGGTGCAATGGTTTGACACCCCGCAGGACAAACCCTGCCACAATTTCGAATTTGAAACAAGGCTATTTTCCCTGTTGGATGAACTGACAGGAATATTAAATGATTTAGACTATGAAAACGGCGAAGCCCTCTGA
- a CDS encoding PRTRC system protein E, with amino-acid sequence MKTNFFENIASLNAPGIWTIGIQNDENGDFTVSALYAPFKSNEPATKMIVPLIHRGKASDMDEGFFEATLTQVDTLKGLYSNIKAVTASVDAAKKKLGQGSKPQPAKPKADGNADEIEVGEPKASAEEKRKAYTDTIRKVVELNDACKYEDALNVLPSVEDYPEKKEELEKRRADLERKKAQYAQALLLFNEA; translated from the coding sequence ATGAAAACGAACTTCTTTGAAAATATCGCCAGTCTGAACGCCCCCGGTATTTGGACGATTGGCATCCAAAACGACGAAAACGGTGATTTTACCGTGTCGGCATTATACGCCCCCTTTAAATCAAACGAACCCGCCACCAAGATGATCGTACCCCTCATTCACAGGGGCAAGGCTTCGGATATGGATGAGGGCTTTTTTGAAGCCACCCTAACACAGGTGGATACCCTGAAAGGGTTGTACAGCAATATCAAAGCGGTAACCGCCAGCGTGGATGCTGCCAAAAAGAAATTAGGGCAAGGCAGTAAACCCCAACCTGCCAAACCCAAGGCGGACGGCAATGCTGACGAGATTGAAGTGGGCGAGCCAAAGGCTTCTGCCGAGGAAAAGCGTAAGGCATACACCGACACCATCCGCAAAGTGGTAGAGCTGAACGATGCCTGTAAATACGAGGATGCCCTGAACGTCCTGCCATCGGTAGAAGACTACCCTGAGAAAAAAGAAGAACTGGAAAAAAGACGGGCTGATCTGGAGCGCAAAAAAGCGCAGTATGCACAAGCCCTGCTATTGTTTAACGAAGCCTAA
- a CDS encoding PRTRC system protein C, whose amino-acid sequence MLQTTQLERIFIHKENGQEVRLTDPNDRMNPDMVLNFYTGTYPILTNARIVGPEIKNDEIQYRFESTMGTKG is encoded by the coding sequence ATGTTACAGACAACGCAACTGGAAAGGATTTTTATCCATAAGGAAAACGGGCAGGAAGTCCGTTTGACCGACCCGAACGACCGTATGAACCCTGATATGGTACTGAACTTTTACACAGGTACTTATCCCATCCTGACCAACGCCCGAATTGTCGGGCCGGAGATCAAAAACGATGAGATACAGTACCGCTTTGAAAGCACAATGGGTACAAAAGGCTAA
- a CDS encoding PRTRC system ThiF family protein, translating to MRTKKLQAVKPAAHIVEKTLLNPYNPIIVNLIGAGGTGSQFLTALARMNHALIALNHPGLMVRVFDDDRVEEANLGRQLFSMAELGLHKAVALVNRINLFFGTNWKAIPERYDANMLKEEPELAMAELTISCVDTASARFEIADLLSIIYNSKRHTYHHPLYWMDFGNSKETGQVILSTIADIQQPASKKFAVVSRLPLVTEEFKELLESSEKADNTPSCSLAEALTRQDLFINSALANLGASLLWQMFREGMLFNRGFFLNLKDFRAQPIMVTPAECNEVKLPKPKNSKRQTKKVA from the coding sequence ATGAGAACCAAGAAACTTCAAGCGGTAAAGCCCGCTGCACATATCGTAGAAAAGACCCTGCTGAACCCTTACAATCCCATTATAGTCAACCTCATAGGAGCGGGCGGTACGGGTAGCCAGTTCCTGACCGCATTGGCAAGAATGAACCACGCCCTGATAGCCCTGAACCATCCCGGCCTGATGGTGCGGGTATTCGATGATGATAGGGTGGAAGAAGCCAATTTAGGCAGACAGCTATTTTCAATGGCTGAACTCGGCTTGCACAAAGCCGTTGCCCTTGTCAACCGCATCAACCTCTTTTTCGGCACCAACTGGAAAGCTATACCTGAACGGTATGATGCAAATATGCTGAAAGAAGAACCCGAACTGGCAATGGCTGAACTTACCATATCCTGTGTAGACACCGCTTCCGCAAGGTTTGAAATTGCTGACCTCTTATCCATAATTTATAATAGCAAACGGCATACTTACCACCACCCGCTGTACTGGATGGACTTTGGTAACAGCAAAGAAACGGGTCAGGTCATCCTGTCCACGATTGCCGATATTCAGCAACCTGCATCTAAAAAGTTTGCCGTAGTGAGCCGACTGCCGTTGGTGACCGAGGAATTTAAGGAATTGCTTGAAAGTTCGGAAAAAGCGGACAACACGCCAAGCTGTTCCCTAGCTGAAGCCCTGACCAGGCAGGATTTGTTCATCAACTCTGCACTGGCAAATTTAGGCGCATCCCTGCTTTGGCAGATGTTCAGGGAAGGCATGCTCTTTAACAGGGGCTTTTTCCTGAACCTGAAAGACTTCAGGGCACAGCCTATAATGGTAACCCCAGCCGAGTGTAACGAAGTGAAATTACCGAAGCCTAAAAACAGCAAAAGACAAACCAAAAAAGTGGCCTGA
- the thiD gene encoding bifunctional hydroxymethylpyrimidine kinase/phosphomethylpyrimidine kinase, translated as MQTYKYSTVLTIAGSDSSGCAGIQADLKTFAALGCFGTSAITAVTAQNTLGVTAIHPIPSALVQSQMIAVIEDMRPSAIKIGMIPDLEQVEVIAAVLKLYKGIPIILDPVLRSSSGENLITGPAVEAMKKYLFPLVSLITPNIDEAFVFSGSVIKSLKGLRAVADQIARSNGVAVLLKGGHLTGAERYNVYADSTGQEQVYTYPYIASRNTRGTGCTLSSAIAAYLARGNSLTDAISLAGEYVNIAIKEGCNVRTGKGNGPLNHFFKPRKLARIESLKDQSYY; from the coding sequence ATGCAAACCTATAAATATTCCACGGTGTTAACCATTGCAGGTTCAGACAGCAGTGGCTGTGCCGGTATACAGGCTGACTTAAAAACATTTGCTGCACTGGGATGCTTCGGTACATCAGCAATTACTGCGGTAACTGCACAAAATACATTGGGCGTTACAGCCATTCACCCGATCCCGTCAGCTCTGGTGCAAAGCCAGATGATCGCGGTAATAGAGGACATGCGTCCGTCTGCCATTAAGATAGGCATGATACCGGACTTAGAACAGGTTGAGGTTATTGCAGCAGTTTTAAAGCTTTATAAAGGTATACCCATCATACTCGACCCGGTTTTAAGATCTTCCAGTGGAGAAAACCTAATAACCGGGCCAGCTGTAGAGGCCATGAAAAAATACCTCTTTCCGCTGGTTAGCTTAATTACGCCCAACATAGATGAAGCTTTTGTTTTTTCCGGCTCCGTGATTAAAAGCCTGAAAGGCCTAAGGGCTGTTGCCGATCAGATTGCCCGATCAAACGGCGTAGCCGTATTACTGAAAGGTGGCCATCTAACCGGGGCTGAACGCTATAATGTTTATGCTGATTCCACCGGACAGGAACAGGTTTATACCTATCCTTATATTGCTTCCCGCAATACACGAGGAACGGGGTGTACCTTATCTTCGGCAATTGCTGCTTACCTGGCGCGAGGCAATTCTCTTACAGATGCGATATCGCTGGCCGGAGAATATGTAAATATAGCCATTAAAGAAGGGTGCAATGTCAGGACGGGAAAAGGAAATGGTCCTTTGAATCACTTTTTCAAACCTAGAAAATTGGCCAGAATAGAATCATTAAAAGATCAGAGCTATTACTAA
- the moeB gene encoding HesA/MoeB/ThiF family protein, whose amino-acid sequence MLATEELKRYSRQVILPEFGLSGQEKLKNAKVLMIGAGGLGCPVLQYLTAAGVGTIGIVDDDVVDLSNLHRQILYATADIGKLKAEVAGEKLKLLNPNTTIKVYPERITNDNAEHICKHFDLVIDGSDNFETRYLVNDTCVEFDKPLVFGSIFKFEGHVSVFNYQGGPDYRDVFPDSPPANEVPNCAEIGVLGVLPGIIGTYMANEAIKIICGMGESLSGKLMTINALDNAIGIFKVAKGKKTGKSSDKPLTELTSAGHHEITKDELNSWLENDSDTICLVDVRETYEFEDYNIGGINIPLYELQGHIEELPKNKKLVFCCQTGQRSKIAIQLLKPVFNGKMYNLKNGIYSDANL is encoded by the coding sequence ATGTTGGCAACTGAAGAATTAAAAAGGTACAGCAGGCAGGTCATTCTCCCTGAATTCGGGTTATCAGGCCAGGAAAAATTAAAGAACGCCAAGGTGCTGATGATCGGCGCGGGAGGCTTAGGTTGTCCTGTATTACAATACCTTACTGCGGCAGGGGTAGGGACCATCGGCATTGTAGATGACGATGTAGTAGATCTGAGCAACCTGCACCGGCAAATTTTATATGCCACAGCTGATATAGGTAAACTGAAAGCAGAGGTGGCGGGAGAAAAACTGAAGCTGCTTAATCCAAACACTACTATAAAGGTTTATCCCGAGCGTATCACGAATGATAATGCAGAACATATCTGTAAGCATTTTGATCTGGTCATTGACGGCTCGGATAATTTTGAAACACGTTACCTGGTGAATGATACCTGTGTAGAGTTCGATAAGCCGCTGGTATTTGGCTCAATATTTAAGTTTGAAGGCCATGTTTCCGTATTCAACTACCAGGGTGGGCCTGATTACCGGGATGTGTTCCCGGATTCACCACCAGCAAATGAGGTTCCTAATTGTGCAGAGATTGGCGTGCTCGGCGTATTACCCGGGATAATAGGTACCTACATGGCTAATGAGGCCATCAAGATCATTTGTGGTATGGGCGAGAGCTTATCGGGAAAGTTAATGACCATTAATGCGCTTGACAATGCCATTGGGATTTTTAAAGTAGCTAAAGGAAAAAAGACTGGTAAATCAAGTGATAAGCCGCTTACTGAACTGACATCAGCAGGTCATCACGAGATAACAAAGGACGAACTAAACAGCTGGCTGGAGAACGATTCAGATACGATATGTTTGGTTGACGTCAGGGAAACGTATGAATTTGAAGATTACAATATCGGCGGAATTAATATTCCTTTGTACGAATTGCAAGGACATATCGAGGAATTACCGAAAAATAAAAAACTGGTATTCTGCTGCCAGACCGGCCAACGCAGCAAAATCGCTATTCAGTTATTAAAACCCGTTTTCAACGGCAAAATGTATAACTTAAAAAACGGAATTTATTCAGATGCAAACCTATAA